One Octopus sinensis linkage group LG20, ASM634580v1, whole genome shotgun sequence DNA window includes the following coding sequences:
- the LOC115222511 gene encoding thymidylate kinase, whose product MSRAIHRGQFIVFEGIDRCGKSTQSQKLKDAFEKNGKKVILQKFPNRETRGAYNCCQRFSLSLKWCAKHLTVVCLKPHCVFFLNLQPEIANCRKGAGEERYEQVEFQKKVLEQFMKLKDETWKIIDANQSEDKIFSNIYQHALSLNNQELIKLWTTDF is encoded by the coding sequence ATGTCTCGTGCGATCCACCGTGGTCAGTTTATTGTCTTTGAAGGCATCGATAGATGTGGAAAAAGTACTCAAAGTCAAAAACTAAAAGACGCTTTTGAGAAAAATGGGAAGAAAGTTATCTTACAGAAATTTCCCAACCGTGAAACACGGGGTGCCTACAACTGCTGCCAAAGGTTTTCGCTTTCTCTTAAATGGTGTGCAAAGCACCTGACAGTGGTTTGTTTAAAACCACactgtgttttctttttgaatCTCCAACCTGAAATTGCAAATTGTCGAAAAGGTGCAGGTGAGGAACGCTATGAGCAAGTTGAATTTCAAAAGAAGGTTTTGGAGCAGTTTATGAAGCTAAAAGATGAAACTTGGAAAATTATTGATGCTAACCAATCAGAAGACAAAATCTTCAGCAATATTTATCAGCATGCATTATCCCTTAATAATCAAGAATTGATAAAGCTTTGGACAACAGACTTTTAA